A single window of Pyxicephalus adspersus chromosome 10, UCB_Pads_2.0, whole genome shotgun sequence DNA harbors:
- the LOC140339889 gene encoding olfactory receptor 5F1-like — translation MKMNKSSMIEFILAGLTDRTELFIPLFIVFLNVYITTVVGNVGIITLSLVDRHLHKPMYLFLSNLSFVDLMYSSSVTPKMLRDFLSHAKAISFVGCALQMYVFVSFATIECLILGLMAYDRYVAICSPLLYSVRMNIILCLRLLAAAYLEGFLTALIHTVSVFCLHFCRSNIIDHFFCDIPPLFKLSCSDISINLIVLVVLGGLSTVGCLILILVSYTYIVLAILRIRSSKGRYKAFKTCISHMTAVTIFYGTVLFMYFRPSSSYALQQDRVASVFYSILIPMLNPLIYTLRNEEFRKALKDFVRGLRCKSF, via the coding sequence ATGAAGATGAACAAGAGCTCCATGATAGAATTTATCCTTGCGGGTCTCACTGACCGGACTGAACTGTTTATTCCTCTGTTTATtgtatttctaaatgtttatatCACAACAGTGGTGGGTAATGTTGGTATTATCACTCTGAGCTTGGTGGACAGGCATCTTCACAAACCCATGTATTTGTTTCTGAGCAACCTCTCATTTGTAGACCTGATGTATTCCTCATCAGTTACCCCAAAAATGTTGAGAGACTTTTTGAGCCATGCCAAGGCCATATCTTTTGTTGGCTGTGCCCTACAGATGTACGTCTTTGTGTCCTTTGCGACCATAGAATGTCTTATTTTAGGACTCATGGCCTATGACCGCTATGTGGCCATCTGTAGTCCACTGCTATACAGTGTCAGAATGAACATCATCTTGTGTCTCCGGTTGTTGGCTGCTGCCTACCTTGAAGGATTTCTGACGGCTCTTATCCACACTGTTTCTGTCTTCTGTCTACATTTTTGCAGGTCCAACATCATTGATCATTTTTTCTGTGACATCCCACcacttttcaaactttcctgttCTGATATATCCATCAACCTCATCGTTCTTGTTGTCTTAGGAGGTCTAAGCACAGTAGGTTGTctaatacttatcttggtctcaTATACCTACATTGTTCTTGCCATTTTGAGAATTCGCTCATCTAAGGGAAGGTATAAAGCTTTCAAAACATGCATTTCTCACATGACAGCCGTCACCATCTTCTACGGGACTGTCCTCTTTATGTATTTCCGACCATCTTCCAGTTATGCTCTACAGCAAGATCGCGTGGCCTCTGTCTTCTACAGTATATTAATTCCAATGCTTAATCCTCTGATATATACTCTTAGGAATGAAGAATTTAGGAAAGCTTTGAAAGATTTTGTAAGAGGGTTAAGGTGTAAATCATTTTAA
- the LOC140339890 gene encoding olfactory receptor 5AR1-like: MKMNKSLVLEFIFTGLTDKNELNIPLFILFLHVYITTVLGNIGIIIIIVMDKRLHKPMYFFLSNLSFVDLTYSSAITPKMLRDFLSETKAISFTGCAVQMYVFVSFATIECLFLGIMAYDRYVAICSPLLYGVLMSSILCFWMAVAAYVVGFVTALVHTVSLFLLSFCRSNIIDHFFCDLPPLFMLSCSDTSVNLVVLMILGGLVSMSCFILILFSYSKIVLTILRIRSAQGRYKTFNTCTSHMTAVSVFYGTIFFMYLRPSSSYVLQQDRVASVFYSILIALLNPFIYSLRNAEMKDAIKSLLKYFQE; the protein is encoded by the coding sequence ATGAAAATGAACAAGAGCTTGGTTTTGGAATTTATCTTCACAGGGCTTACGGACAAGAATGAGCTCAACATcccattgttcattttatttctcCATGTTTATATTACAACCGTGCTGGGAAATATTggcataataattataattgtgaTGGACAAACGTCTTCACAAGCCCATGTACTTTTTTCTGAGCAACCTTTCCTTTGTGGATCTCACATATTCTTCGGCAATCACACCCAAAATGCTGAGGGACTTTTTAAGTGAAACCAAGGCCATTTCTTTCACTGGATGTGCCGTACAGATGTACGTCTTTGTGTCCTTTGCAACCattgaatgtctttttttaggTATCATGGCCTACGATCGCTATGTAGCCATCTGTAGTCCGTTGCTCTATGGGGTCCTCATGAGCAGCATCTTGTGTTTCTGGATGGCGGTTGCTGCCTATGTTGTAGGATTTGTGACTGCTCTCGTGCACACGGTTTCTTTGTTCCTTCTGAGCTTCTGCAGATCAAACATCATTGACCATTTCTTCTGTGACCTTCCACCGCTCTTTATGTTGTCCTGCTCAGATACATCGGTCAACTTGGTTGTTCTCATGATTTTAGGTGGCTTAGTTTCTATGAGCTGCTTCATACTCATCCTTTTCTCATATAGTAAGATTGTCCTAACTATTTTGAGAATTCGGTCAGCTCAGGGTAGATACAAAACTTTCAACACATGTACTTCACATATGACTGCTGTCAGTGTCTTCTATGGGACTATTTTCTTTATGTATCTTCGTCCATCTTCCAGCTATGTCTTACAGCAGGACCGCGTGGCTTCGGTCTTCTACAGCATACTTATAGCTCTGTTAAATCCTTTTATATATAGTCTTAGGAATGCAGAGATGAAAGATGCTATAAAGAGtttgttgaaatattttcaaGAATAA
- the LOC140339891 gene encoding olfactory receptor 5F1-like: MNKSSVIEFIFAGLTEESEFNIPLFIIFLHVYVATLVGNIGLIVLSIIDKHLHKPMYLFLSNLSFVDVMYSSSVTPKMLRDFLSETKTIFFYGCAFQMCVFVFSATNECLLLGIMAYDRYVAICNPLLYEAHMSRIFCLWMLVAAYCGGFANSLVQTVSAFCLSFCKSNIIDHFFCDLPPLFKLSCSDISMNLAFQMILGGLISMSSVILILFSYTNIVLAILRIQSAQGRYKAFKTCTSHITAVSIFYGAIFFMYLRPSSSYALQKDRVASVFYSILIPMFNPLIYSLRNTEVKNALKRSFKYVKCVQ; the protein is encoded by the coding sequence atGAACAAGAGTTCCGTCATAGAATTTATCTTCGCAGGGCTTACAGAGGAATCTGAATTCAATATACCGCTATTTATCATATTCTTGCATGTTTATGTCGCAACTTTGGTTGGCAACATTGGTCTGATTGTTTTAAGCATCATAGACAAACATCTACACAAGCCCATGTATTTGTTTCTAAGCAATCTTTCGTTTGTGGACGTCATGTATTCTTCATCGGTCACCCCTAAAATGCTGAGGGACTTTTTAAGTGAAACCAAGACCATCTTTTTTTATGGCTGTGCCTTTCAGATGTGTGTCTTTGTGTTCTCTGCCACCAATGAATGTCTTCTTCTGGGAATCATGGCCTATGATCGCTATGTGGCCATCTGCAATCCATTGTTATATGAAGCTCACATGAGTAGAATCTTTTGTCTCTGGATGTTGGTTGCTGCTTATTGTGGAGGTTTTGCAAATTCTCTTGTGCAGACAGTTTCCGCATTTTGTCTCAGTTTTTGCAAATCCAACATTATCGACCACTTCTTCTGTGACCTTCCACCACTCTTCAAGTTGTCCTGTTCTGATATATCCATGAACTTAGCATTTCAGATGATTCTAGGTGGTTTGATCTCCATGAGCAGTGTCATACTCATTCTTTTCTCGTATACCAATATTGTCCTGGCCATTTTAAGGATACAATCTGCCCAGGGTAGATACAAGGCATTTAAAACATGTACATCTCATATCACTGCTGTCAGCATCTTCTATGGAGCTATCTTCTTTATGTATCTTCGTCCATCCTCCAGCTATGCCCTTCAGAAGGACCGCGTTGCTTCAGTCTTCTACAGTATACTAATACCTATGTTCAATCCCCTGATATACAGTCTTAGGAATACTGAggttaaaaatgctttaaagagatcttttaaatatgttaaatgtgttcaataa
- the LOC140339371 gene encoding olfactory receptor 5AR1-like, translated as MKMNKSYLTDFILSGLTEKTELNIPLFVLFLLVYMTTVIGNVGFIYIGIAKKILHKPMYFFLSNLSFVDLTYSSAVTPKMLHDFLNKTKVISFFGCAIQMYVFGSFASVECLLLGVMAYDRYEAICSPLLYQVHMNRNVCLSMVVAAYFGGFMNSLVHTVSVFHLRFCRTNIIDHFFCDLPPLYKLSCSDVSINLFVLNILAGLVTMSSMMLILFSYANIVLAIVRIQSAQARYKAFNTCTSHMTVVSIFYGTIFFMYLRPSVSNVLQQDRVASVFYTIVIPMLNPLIYSLRNTEVKEALKSLWR; from the coding sequence atgaaGATGAATAAGAGTTATCTTACGGACTTTATTCTTTCGGGGCTTACTGAAAAGACTGAACTCAATATTCCATTGTTTGTCTTATTTCTGCTTGTATACATGACAACCGTGATTGGCAATGTCGGCTTTATTTACATAGGCATAGCAAAGAAGATTCTTCACAAACCAATGTACTTCTTTCTGAGCAACCTTTCCTTTGTTGACCTTACATATTCTTCAGCAGTGACTCCTAAAATGCTTCATGATTTTCTAAACAAAACCAAGGTCATCTCTTTTTTTGGCTGTGCTATACAAATGTACGTGTTTGGGTCCTTTGCATCTGTCGAATGTCTTCTTCTTGGGGTCATGGCTTATGATCGCTATGAGGCCATCTGTAGCCCATTGCTGTACCAAGTTCACATGAACAGAAATGTATGTCTAAGCATGGTGGTTGCTGCATACTTTGGGGGTTTTATGAATTCTCTTGTGCACACTGTTTCTGTGTTCCATCTTAGATTTTGCAGAACCAACATTATTGATCATTTCTTCTGTGATCTCCCACCACTCTACAAGCTGTCCTGTTCTGATGTATCAATAAACTTATTTGTTCTGAATATCTTAGCTGGGCTAGTCACCATGAGCAGCATGATGCTTATCCTCTTCTCATACGCCAACATTGTCCTGGCCATTGTGAGGATCCAGTCAGCCCAGGCTAGATACAAGGCTTTTAACACTTGCACTTCCCATATGACTGTTGTCAGCATCTTCTATGGAACTATCTTCTTTATGTATCTTCGTCCTTCAGTTAGCAATGTCCTACAGCAGGATCGTGTGGCTTCTGTATTCTACACTATAGTTATACCTATGTTAAATCCCTTGATTTATAGTTTAAGAAACACTGAGGTTAAAGaagctttaaaaagtttgtgGAGATAA